The Dioscorea cayenensis subsp. rotundata cultivar TDr96_F1 chromosome 19, TDr96_F1_v2_PseudoChromosome.rev07_lg8_w22 25.fasta, whole genome shotgun sequence genome includes a window with the following:
- the LOC120283470 gene encoding acyl-CoA-binding domain-containing protein 3-like → MDFIYDLLLTAFLSVLLAFLVGKIFSIDTDEHDENQGEGVGEDRQQQQQKEEEEEEEEEEEEDKGDGGFERSVVAEEKREGLRESFGGEARVGWEACDLDRIGDDGVGFGVGKDEGEGRRSREGDFLKEMSGGVDQGVVIGGINVVREEGESSEEVGGGFVRGDESRAMVHEFCLAEEVGVGEIQVEVERFGVDDEVYGRQEMELVRTNDDRTVELELKNREIEKRSQVRIEEKEEKVEESEQNCAALGREDMRLGMDEVGVDEEMELKKETQGRLDRDLAMAMTMAEKMEFDKVNEEERLVVGEVGIERHVQPFEGDIEQGKGHDWQIGKEVRVGTKEVGSLLDGEDEWEGIERTELQERFGDANAYVGSRNGVDAISKLSGDVQMQLYGLHKVATEGPCFEPQPSALKISARSKWHAWQRLGDMNPEMAMEKYMDLLSEQIPGWTRETIIVESKQDGSKNVEVAEKSVVEPPDQSSPLTEMPYQLPEIRSEQENTCTEGNVAVGAKVNEPGPGKVDDSPHAPKPE, encoded by the exons ATGGACTTCATCTACGATCTCTTGTTAACCGCCTTCCTCTCTGTCCTTCTTGCTTTCCTCGTTGGCAAGATCTTCTCCATTGATACCGATGAGCATGATGAGAACCAAGGTGAAGGCGTTGGTGAAGAcaggcagcagcagcagcagaaggaggaggaggaggaggaggaggaggaggaggaggaggataaAGGAGATGGTGGTTTTGAACGATCGGTGGTGGCTGAGGAGAAGCGGGAGGGGTTGAGGGAGAGTTTTGGTGGAGAAGCTCGAGTTGGTTGGGAGGCTTGCGATCTGGATCGGATCGGAGATGATGGAGTTGGTTTTGGTGTGGGAAAGGATGAGGGAGAGGGGAGGAGGTCTCGAGAAGGTGATTTCTTGAAGGAAATGTCTGGGGGTGTTGACCAGGGAGTGGTGATTGGAGGGATCAATGTGGttagagaagaaggagagagtTCGGAGGAGGTTGGAGGCGGTTTTGTTAGGGGGGATGAGAGCAGGGCAATGGTTCATGAATTTTGCTTGGCTGAGGAGGTGGGAGTTGGTGAAATTCAAGTGGAAGTTGAGAGATTTGGAGTGGATGATGAGGTTTATGGGCGGCAAGAGATGGAGCTCGTTAGGACCAATGATGATAGGACCGTTGAGCTTGAATTGAAGAACAGGGAGATTGAAAAGAGATCACAAGTTagaattgaagaaaaagaggagaaggtGGAGGAAAGTGAGCAAAATTGTGCTGCTTTGGGTAGGGAAGATATGAGATTGGGAATGGACGAGGTTGGTGTGGATGAAGAGATGGAACTCAAAAAGGAAACTCAAGGTAGATTAGACCGAGACTTGGCAATGGCAATGACAATGGCTGAGAAGATGGAGTTTGACAAAgttaatgaagaagaaagattaGTAGTAGGTGAGGTTGGAATAGAGAGGCATGTTCAACCATTTGAAGGAGACATAGAACAGGGAAAAGGGCACGATTGGCAGATTGGAAAGGAAGTGAGGGTTGGAACTAAGGAGGTCGGATCGTTGCTTGATGGTGAAGATGAATGGGAAGGGATCGAGAGGACTGAGCTTCAAGAACGATTTGGTGACGCCAATGCATATGTTGGTAGTAGGAATGGTGTTGATGCAATATCAAAGCTTAGCGGTGATGTGCAGATGCAGTTGTATGGACTTCACAAGGTTGCAACTGAAGGACCTTGCTTTGAACCTCAGCCATCTGCTTTGAAGATTTCTGCTCGTTCTAAGTG GCATGCTTGGCAAAGACTGGGGGACATGAATCCCGAGATGGCAATGGAAAAATATATGGACCTCCTTTCTGAGCAGATTCCTGGATGGACAAGAGAAACAATCATT GTTGAAAGCAAACAGGATGGAAGCAAGAATGTTGAAGTGGCAGAGAAATCTGTTGTTGAGCCACCTGACCAAAGTTCACCTTTAACTGAGATGCCATATCAACTCCCTGAAATTAGAAG TGAGCAGGAGAATACTTGCACTGAAGGGAATGTAGCTGTTGGTGCAAAAGTTAACGAGCCAG GGCCCGGTAAGGTGGATGACTCGCCGCATGCTCCCAAACCTGAGTGA
- the LOC120250158 gene encoding 20S-pre-rRNA D-site endonuclease nob1 — protein MESAPPPPATESPSLPCWSAVIRKTSASAAEEPIPSRIFGNCNSNKGISVAVVDANAIIHGDKLVGSADSFVSVREVLDEVRDPVSRQRLAFLPFHVDIMEPSPESIKKVVKFARETGDLQTLSDVDLKLIALTYMLESQIHGTHHLRESPPPIHAVNVKNLHEAEMPGWGSNVGNVAEWEALDQDGEGGADNGSRILPLKDLSNDVITACGSDEQQQSFAKPRIVYPKKEIKIDGKQMVSDGIDASQGQDMDNADDWRPAVSRSTHRRYLRRQARRAFHDAQRNEQLCSEASTEIDACTTELDELELLSQTEGSIENYAADDGSVEAAVVDEVSIGPDALDEANTQASVDDASSEQSWMLRSLSDSSVACVTSDYAMQNVILQIGLRLLAPGGMQIRQLHRWVLKCHACNKVTQEVGRIFCPKCGNGGTLRKVSVTIGENGMVLAARRQRFILRGTKFSLPLPQGGRDAITKNPILREDQLPRKLLYPKTKKKSNKKEDVFFSSDDIFSHAGEGRAPFRPPVRKTMALFSGKRNPNDNHYSRPKN, from the exons ATGGAGTCTGCGCCACCTCCTCCGGCCACCGAAAGCCCCTCGCTGCCGTGCTGGAGCGCAGTTATCCGGAAGACTTCCGCCTCTGCGGCTGAAGAACCCATCCCCAGTCGGATATTTGGAAACTGCAACTCGAACAAGGGAATTTCGGTCGCCGTTGTTGATGCTAATGCTATCATCCATGGTGATAAGCTCGTTGGCAGCGCGGATAGTTTCGTCTCGGTTCGCGAAGTCCTAGATGAGGTTCGGGACCCGGTGTCCCGTCAGAGGCTTGCGTTCCTGCCCTTCCATGTTGATATCATGGAGCCATCCCCGGAGTCAATCAAGAAAG TTGTTAAGTTTGCAAGAGAAACTGGGGATTTGCAAACACTTTCAGATGTTGATCTTAAGCTCATCGCCTTAACTTATATGTTAGAATCTCAAATACATGGGACCCATCATTTAAGGGAAAGCCCACCCCCAATTCATGCGGTGAATGTCAAAAACCTACATGAGGCAGAAATGCCAGGTTGGGGTTCCAATGTGGGCAATGTAGCAGAATGGGAAGCTTTGGACCAAGATGGAGAGGGAGGTGCAGATAATGGATCTCGAATTCTTCCATTGAAAGACTTGAGCAATGATGTCATTACTGCTTGTGGATCTGATGAACAACAACAGTCTTTTGCCAAACCTAGAATTGTGTATCCAAAGAAGGAGATTAAAATTGACGGGAAGCAAATGGTTTCAGATGGAATAGATGCTTCCCAAGGGCAAGATATGGACAATGCTGATGATTGGCGGCCTGCTGTCAGCCGTAGCACCCACAGAAGATATTTAAGAAGACAAGCAAGACGTGCATTTCATGATGCACAGAGAAATGAGCAGTTATGTAGTGAGGCTTCTACTGAAATTGATGCATGCACAACTGAACTGGATGAGCTAGAATTATTAAGCCAAACTGAAGGAAGCATCGAGAATTATGCTGCAGATGATGGCAGCGTTGAGGCTGCTGTTGTAGATGAAGTTAGTATTGGGCCTGATGCTCTAGATGAAGCCAACACTCAGGCTTCTGTTGATGATGCCAGCAGTGAACAGAGTTGGATGTTACGATCGCTGTCTGATTCATCTGTGGCTTGTGTTACCAGTGATTATGCCATGCAAAATGTTATCCTACAGATTGGACTTCGTCTTCTGGCACCTGGTGGGATGCAGATTCGTCAATTGCACAG GTGGGTACTAAAATGTCATGCATGCAACAAAGTGACACAGGAGGTTGGGAGGATATTTTGTCCAAAGTGCGGTAATGGTGGCACCTTAAGGAAGGTGTCTGTCACAATTGGGGAAAATGGGATGGTTCTAGCTGCTCGAAGGCAACGTTTTATCCTTCGTGGCACTAAA TTTTCACTTCCCTTGCCTCAAGGTGGAAGAGATGCAATCACAAAGAACCCTATTTTACGTGAAGATCAACTTCCTCGCAAACTTCTTTACcctaaaacaaagaagaaatcaaacaaaaag GAGGACGTCTTCTTCAGTTCTGATGATATTTTTTCACATGCTGGTGAAGGCAGAGCTCCATTCAGGCCTCCTGTGAGAAAAACAATGGCTCTGTTCAGTGGGAAAAGAAATCCAAATGATAACCATTATTCTCGCCCCAAGAATTGA
- the LOC120283471 gene encoding thaumatin-like protein 1, translating to MHPSLLPLFLFLFTFPEFSTSSTTFTFVNKCKYTVWPGILSGASSSPLASTGFELATGASRSFQAPIGWSGRFWARTGCSFDDSGKFSCTTGDCNSGQVECSGSGATPPATLAEFTLTGPSAVKDFYDVSLVDGYNLPMIVQSHGGSGDCATTGCVVDLNQLCPAELKADGGHACNSACEAFAKPEFCCSDAYSSPATCKPSSYSEIFKSACPKSYSYAYDDATSTFTCLNGDYTITFCPVFTLPRIKLFFRGYANVTELISENESWLAIAAAMGDANTFRSVPLLWFGFYMVLITSCFILKFL from the exons ATGCATCCTTCTCTGCTTCCTCTGTTCCTCTTCCTCTTTACTTTTCCAG aattcAGTACTTCATCAACAACCTTCACTTTTGTGAACAAGTGCAAGTACACAGTGTGGCCAGGCATCCTCTCCGGCGCAAGTAGCTCACCATTAGCCTCCACCGGCTTCGAGCTCGCCACTGGCGCCTCCCGCTCCTTCCAAGCCCCCATCGGCTGGTCCGGCCGCTTCTGGGCCCGCACCGGCTGCTCCTTCGACGACTCCGGCAAGTTCTCCTGCACCACAGGCGATTGCAACTCTGGCCAGGTGGAATGCAGTGGCTCCGGCGCGACCCCACCTGCCACCCTTGCTGAGTTCACCCTCACCGGCCCCTCCGCCGTCAAGGACTTCTATGATGTGAGCCTTGTGGACGGGTACAATCTTCCGATGATTGTGCAGAGCCATGGCGGCTCTGGTGATTGCGCTACGACTGGCTGTGTGGTTGATCTTAATCAACTTTGTCCGGCGGAGCTGAAGGCTGATGGCGGCCATGCTTGCAATAGCGCTTGTGAAGCGTTTGCAAAGCCGGAGTTTTGCTGCAGTGATGCTTACTCTAGTCCGGCGACTTGCAAGCCTTCCAGCTACTCCGAGATCTTCAAGTCAGCTTGCCCTAAATCTTATAGTTATGCCTATGATGATGCTACCAGTACCTTCACTTGCTTGAATGGAGATTACACTATCACCTTCTGCCCTGTTTTCACTCTCCCAAG GATCAAACTATTCTTCAGAGGTTATGCAAATGTCACAGAATTGATATCAGAAAATGAGTCTTGGCTTGCAATAGCAGCAGCCATGGGAGATGCAAACACATTCAGAAGTGTCCCATTACTTTGGTTTGGTTTCTACATGGTTCTCATCACTTCATGCTTCATCCTGAAGTTTCTATAA